The region AAAAAAAATGTAAAAAAGGGCGAAAAAAACTACGCAATAAATAACACAGGCCAATACATTGCGGCTGAAACACTTCAACAAAAAACCGTTCATAATTACAACTACTACGGCACGGTACCAGACACTCTCAACGATATTTCCGCCGTAGTATATGAATTCTATGAGCATATCGGCAAAGGAAACCATGCTGGCTATGAGGCCGCCTGGCTTTTACTCTCTGACAGTTTTAAAGACCGTATCTGGAATAAAATGGCCAAGGAGTCAGGCACGGGTAAAACGGGCCTTGACCTGTTTAAAGATGGCTATTATTTCCACCGCTCGTTAAAAGAAACGCATGTCTTTAATCTAAAGGTCTATCCAACTCTGGCTCAGTGCATGGTTTATTTCGAGAATGAACTGGAATTGCCCCATATTGAAGAGTTAGCTGACATTAGCAAAATCTCGATCAAAAATGTACGCATGTTGATTAAAAAAATAGAAGCTCTGGCTGGAGTTGTAGAGCAATTTGGCGGGAAGGGGTTTAGCAATAAAGCTTTATTTCGGCTGTTTTATCCGACCGCCAGCGAAACGATTTGGTTTGAACATGGTATGGATCATATTGCTCTAAAGTCTGCGTATCCTATTACGACCAGCACGAGTGTCAGTTGTTTATTAAAATGCAGATTGGTCAAGGAAGGAGATGCCTGGCTCATTGATGGACTTTTACCGTTTCATTGTCGGCAAGTTTAAACAAAGACCCGTAGTAGTCCTTGAGATCGTTGATGAGCGCTACGTCACTGACAATTAATCCGTTTAAATTCCTGCACTTATTAATTTGTTCCTATTTTGTTCTTGCTTTTTAGGAAAAGGATCATAATCCCAATAAGCATGATTCGCATAATTACCCACCAGCATGAACCGCTCCCGTTATTGATCTGCAAGGTCTCCGCAGGGTTCCCGTCGCCTGCTGATGATCATCTTGAGGGCGATTTGGATTTGTATGATTTCCTTGTCAAGAAACCAGCAACCAC is a window of Spirosoma linguale DSM 74 DNA encoding:
- a CDS encoding SOS-response transcriptional repressors (RecA- mediated autopeptidase)-like protein (KEGG: dvl:Dvul_0458 putative prophage repressor), whose amino-acid sequence is MIRIITHQHEPLPLLICKVSAGFPSPADDHLEGDLDLYDFLVKKPATTFLVRAKGQSMQGIGIYDGDVLVVDRSEKPLTVL